One genomic segment of Hypomesus transpacificus isolate Combined female chromosome 5, fHypTra1, whole genome shotgun sequence includes these proteins:
- the atf5a gene encoding uncharacterized protein atf5a, with amino-acid sequence MMATTAPIWKTLRICPADPLTLSHPQANHSQSQGCRGEVPEESQHLIGDGLSDWMTEEVDFSSYLPHPHSSPSPNSSLPPSPLQNDIQVPSDLEVMTSLLQEELAQLEDYFLSEPLPEKGVKLGKCDKGPQPVGPQSYYQLPYPSYPTSNQSESSPLLVTLATGELDLLSLCGGPIGRSKNPRHVPYSCSRPNGCSRKRVNDGARLGEVFENNLWSSKGNNSGNSSMTLHGYSGVEDERVVGKGYCLGSAVEIRRCAILPKGEKPCRFTEEIIGGGKVVGGGYGFGGPLDVPNKKDDLLMYGMREVDDIGPSSSEIDVLSHVKTGGEIGKATIPWKTEGSEGYLQTTQPVAYHSFHGAVNEQVKAESLQLGRQHDFHCGFLEDQGSSCLSVDRESLDLGSLNHRQSRGSKEDSCSVKSELEANPTEFPHGERKQKKRDQNKTAAHRYRQRKRAELDILEEQLHGLEGRNRELRDKAESVEREIQYVKDLLIEVYKARSQRLKQDTNG; translated from the exons ATGATGGCAACAACAGCTCCTATTTGGAAGACTCTTCGCATCTGCCCGGCAgaccccctcactctctctcacccacaggctaaccacagccaatcacaggggTGCAGGGGGGAGGTGCCAGAGGAGAGTCAGCACTTAATTG GTGATGGTCTTTCTGACTGGATGACGGAAGAAGTGGATTTCTCTTCTTACCTCCCACACCCtcattcctctccctcccccaattcctccctccccccatctccccttcaGAATGATATTCAGGTGCCCTCTGACTTGGAGGTCATGACCTCTCTGCTGCAAGAGGAACTTGCTCAACTGGAGGACTACTTCCTGTCCGAACCACTGCCAGAGAAAGGAGTCAAGTTGGGGAAATGCGACAAGGGTCCACAACCAGTGGGTCCCCAGTCATACTACCAACTGCCCTATCCGTCATACCCTACTTCCAACCAATCGGAATCCAGCCCTCTCCTTGTTACCCTGGCAACAGGGGAACTAGACCTGCTGAGCCTTTGTGGTGGGCCCATCGGTCGATCCAAAAATCCTAGACATGTCCCTTACAGTTGCAGTCGCCCCAATGGGTGTAGCCGTAAAAGAGTTAATGATGGGGCGAGGTTAGGTGAGGTCTTTGAAAATAATTTGTGGAGTTCCAAAGGAAATAACTCAGGTAACTCATCAATGACTCTTCACGGTTACAGTGGTGTAGAAGACGAACGAGTGGTAGGGAAGGGCTACTGTCTGGGCAGTGCAGTCGAAATTAGAAGATGCGCCATTCTTCCAAAGGGGGAAAAACCTTGTCGTTTCACAGAGGAGATTATAGGGGGAGGCAAAGTGGTTGGCGGTGGGTATGGCTTTGGTGGGCCTCTAGATGTTCCCAACAAGAAAGATGACCTGTTGATGTATGGTATGCGGGAGGTCGATGATATAGGTCCTAGTAGCAGTGAGATAGATGTGTTGAGTCATGTCAAAACTGGTGGCGAGATAGGAAAAGCCACCATTCCATGGAAGACAGAAGGCAGTGAGGGTTATCTTCAGACAACGCAACCAGTGGCCTATCACAGCTTCCATGGCGCCGTCAATGAGCAAGTTAAAGCAGAGAGTTTACAGCTGGGGCGCCAACATGACTTCCACTGTGGTTTCCTTGAGGATCAGGGTTCAAGTTGTCTTTCAGTTGATAGGGAGAGTCTGGACTTGGGGTCCCTAAACCACAGGCAATCGCGGGGTTCAAAGGAAGACTCCTGTTCGGTAAAATCAGAACTTGAAGCCAATCCAACAGAGTTCCCCCACGGAGAGcgcaaacagaagaaaagagacCAGAACAAAACCGCCGCTCACAG GTATCGCCAGCGGAAAAGGGCGGAGTTAGACATACTGGAAGAACAGCTACATGGTCTTGAGGGGCGGAACCGGGAGCTTCGGGACAAGGCAGAATCAGTAGAACGAGAAATACAGTACGTTAAAGACCTGCTAATTGAAGTATACAAGGCCCGTAGTCAGCGACTCAAGCAAGATACCAATGGGTAA
- the phldb1a gene encoding pleckstrin homology-like domain family B member 1 isoform X8: MLCFGQSAFFRFNHPEEALRMKSMLPGGSQGPGTYRGHHTDDRAVVNGNHQVLPSERMKPGQGSQSSNIERDLQEIMDSLVIEHPQLSSEPVKLTHHPIPQSPLSPMLNGGGRYLLSSPTSPGAMSVDSSYENASPFFSPLSSPPSGAGAGTLPSQDTGSTTPPVPACSSRYNNQTPVPHARTSLPGPSSGPATGQRVSESPRPQRRAVVEASPSPTPNRRGQDSPGSESTRPAHGALPSSIPRLAPKFAPAAASATPSSPRTRDSPLVQLHPRTDSPQQARWTPEPTTASSLRKLPPLSPSMSRRGTPGPQSFIPAPSSNQRTSSGKPVSESPQVRSISASPSEEEGVSPGRGLRARSPSPTSSLGREQVGRQQSASPGSGLTPGLSPLSGPSPLTSPRSQRKASSSTGSSSRDARPVRPRTRERKNSISEISDNEDELLEYHRWQREERLREQEMERLERQRLDTILNLCAEYNKGDCPVGLNEAARTGLFPGSGEEGARGPPAERGAGPVQRGGGAQRQRESDEENQREESSSTESTHQECEDVSGVVLAAGGSPEQVYLEEERGRVLARVDELKHRVTEMEQQLQESRQEAEMERALLQGERQAEQEQVEAETDIIAQLQLKLSQLDKATQREKDKGRANVSAERELLDRLREGYNELKSQLHNCPESLREQLQEQLRRGADALESGTKQFEDLEFRQLERESGLEEEKETLSRQLLQERAEYYRSVAKRKEKMGVLESQANQLGLQAAQDCEKMAKDRTLALQLLHKEKDRLIALEQRYHILTGGRSFPKPISNMKEDVLHISEPDLAEEEGSLHTPCPSPASSSSSSLTPSPELCPIRPQEEYLRLADVYKMYGSGFYPPPSTPPAPHCLPLPVASAAPRQEYITVSQLSQMFGMQKVEPSPASSIQSFQLALSDPSYSCLSTPSGPSRPLSVESQPEWNRPHNSSLSLERWYQDIMSSGDAPQPCPPPLPAKSHSSRRQGQVFRSKPDGEVGQTPPRSNVNGAGTPPQSNGVTLGRSTPTKGLQLVPRDLSVLSPADMDTRRQLALQSKGPPLVHHSILHHQAPPAGDQAYDTLSLESSDSVETSVSTGNSACSPESGSGLEALRIEEMEKMLKEAQQEKARLVESREREVQARRQLLEEERRRREEAERRLQDETAHRQRLVEEEVKMREKHFSQARPMTRYLPIRKEEFDLRAHVESSGHSVDTCPYVILTEKMCKGHLVKMGGKIKSWKKRWFVFDRLKRNFSYYVDKHETKLKGLIYFQAIEEVYYDHLRSATKSPNPSLTFCVKTHDRLYFMVAPSPEAMRIWMDVIVTGAEGYTQFMS; this comes from the exons AGTCTAGCAACATAGAGAGGGACCTTCAGGAGATCATGGACTCCCTGGTGATCGAGCACCCCCAGCTCTCCTCAGAGCCTGTCAAGCTGACCCATCACCCCATTCCCCagtcccccctttcccccatgCTCAACGGGGGTGGACGctacctgctctcctctcccaccagcCCTGGGGCCATGTCAGTGGACTCCAGCTACGAGAACGCCTCACcattcttttcccctctctcctcccccccatctggCGCCGGTGCTGGCACCCTTCCCAGCCAGGACACAGGCTCTACCACCCCCCCAGTACCTGCCTGCTCCTCCAGGTACAACAACCAGACTCCTGTTCCCCACGCCCGGACCTCCCTGCCTGGGCCCTCTAGTGGTCCAGCAACTGGGCAGAGGGTGTCTGAGAGTCCCAGGCCTCAGAGGAGGGCCGTGGTGGAGGCCTCTCCCAGCCCTACACCTAACCGTAGAGGCCAGGACTCCCCTGGCTCAGAGAGCACCAGACCTGCTCATGGGGCTTTGCCCAGCTCCATCCCCAGATTAGCCCCCAAGTttgccccagcagcagcctcagctaccccctccagccccagaacGAGGGATAGCCCTCTGGTCCAACTCCACCCCCGCACAGACAGCCCTCAACAGGCACGCTGGACCCCAGAGCCCACCACTGCATCCAGCCTGAGAAAGCTGccccctctcagcccctctaTGTCCCGCAGGGGTACCCCCGGACCCCAGAGCTTCATCCCAGCTCCATCCTCCAATCAGCGCACGTCTTCTGGGAAGCCGGTCTCTGAGAGTCCCCAGGTCCGGAGCATATCTGCCTCCCcgtcagaggaggagggggtgtctCCAGGGAGAGGGCTACGTGCCAGGagtccctcccccacctcgaGTCTGGGGAGGGAGCAGGTTGGTAGGCAGCAAAGCGCCAGCCCTGGCAGTGGCCTCACCCCAGGCCTGAGCCCTCTGTCTgggccctctcctctcaccagcCCCCGGAGCCAAAGGAAGGCCTCCAGCAGCACAGGGTCATCCTCCAGGGATGCCCGGCCTGTCCGTCCTCGCACCCGGGAACGTAAGAACAGCATCTCGGAGATCAGCGACAACGAGGACGAGCTTCTGGAGTACCACCGctggcagagggaggagaggcttcgcgagcaggagatggagagactg GAGCGCCAGAGATTAGACACCATCCTGAACCTGTGTGCAGAGTACAACAAAGGTGACTGCCCTGTGGGTCTGAACGAGGCCGCGAGGACCGGGCTGTTCCCggggtctggggaggagggcgCTAGAGGGCCCCCcgcagagagaggggcggggcctgtccagcgagggggaggggcccagaggcagagggagagtgacgaggagaaccagagagaagAGTCCAGCAGCACAGAGAGCACCCATCaggag TGTGAGGACGTGTCTGGGGTTGTTTTGGCCGCAGGCGGGAGTCCTGAGCAGgtgtacctggaggaggagcggggcaGGGTCCTGGCCAGGGTGGATGAGCTCAAACACAGGGTCAcagagatggagcagcagctgcaggagtCTAGACAGGAG gCGGAGATGGAGCGAGCTCTgctgcagggggagaggcaggcggagcaggagcaggtggaggcagAGACGGACATCATCGCCCAGTTACAGCTCAAACTGAGCCAGCTGGACAAGGCCACccagagggagaaggacaag gggaGGGCTAATGTGTCGGCTGAGAGGGAACTCCTGGACAGACTGCGTGAGGGGTACAATGAGCTGAAGAGCCAGCTCCATAACTGCCCTGAGTCACTGAGGGAACAGTTACAGGAACAGCTGCGCAGG ggggccGATGCTCTGGAGAGTGGGACCAAGCAGTTTGAGGACCTGGAGTTTcgccagctggagagagagagcggtctggaggaggagaaggagacccTGAGCCGACAGCTGCTCCAGGAGAGGGCCGAGTACTACCGCAGCGTGGCCAAGAGGAAG GAGAAGATGGGTGTTCTGGAGAGTCAGGCCAATCAGCTGGGCCTGCAGGCTGCTCAGGACTGTGAGAAGATGGCCAAGGACAGGACCCTGGCTCTGCAGCTTCTCCACAAA GAGAAGGACAGGCTGATTGCTTTGGAGCAGAGGTACCACATCCTGACGGGAGGGAGGAGCTTCCCCAAGCCAATCAGCAACatgaaggag GACGTACTCCACATCAGTGAACCTGACCTTGCTGAGGAGGAAGGTTCTCTGCAcactccctgcccctccccagcctcctcctcctcttcctctctcaccccctcccctgaaCTCTGTCCCATCAGGCCACAGGAG GAGTACCTCAGGCTTGCTGATGTCTATAAGATGTATGGAAGCGGTTTCtatccacctccctccacccctcctgctcctcactgcctccctctccctgtagCCTCTGCTGCCCCACGCCAG GAATACATCACCGTCAGTCAATTGAGTCAGATGTTTGGGATGCAGAAAGTTgagccctcccctgcctcctctatCCAGTCATTCCAGCTTGCTCTCTCTGACCCTTCCTACTCCTGCCTCTCAACGCCATCTGGcccctcccgccctctctcaGTTGAG AGCCAGCCTGAGTGGAACAGGCCTCACAACAGCAGCCTCAGTTTAGAGCGCTGGTACCAGGATATCATGTCTTCTGGGGATGCCCCTCAGCCTTGcccccctccacttcctgctAAGTCTCACTCCTCTCGCAGGCAAGGCCAG GTGTTCCGGTCCAAACCGGATGGTGAAGTCGGACAGACACCACCGCGCTCTAACGTCAACGGAGCGGGGACCCCGCCACAGTCCAATGGGGTCACGCTGGGACGAAGCACACCCACCAAG GGCCTTCAGCTGGTGCCCAGGGACTTGTCAGTGTTAAGCCCTGCAGACATGGACACCAGGAGGCAGCTGGCTCTGCAAAGTAAAG GTCCTCCATTGGTCCACCACTCCATCCTGCATCATCAGGCACCGCCCGCTGGTGACCAGGCGTATGACACTCTAAGCCTGGAGAGTTCCGACAGCGTGGAGACCAGCGTCTCCACTGGCAACTCCGCCTGTTCCCCAGAAAG TGGAAGTGGGCTTGAGGCCCTGAGGAtcgaggagatggagaagatgcTGAAGGAGGCTCAGCAGGAGAAagccaggctggtggagagTCGA GAGAGGGAGGTGCAGGCTCGACGGCAGCTgttggaggaggagcggaggaggcgCGAGGAGGCCGAGAGGAGGCTGCAGGATGAGACCGCCCACAggcagaggctggtggaggaggaggtgaagatgaGAGAGAAGCACTTCTCCCAG GCCCGTCCTATGACACGCTACCTGCCCATCCGGAAGGAGGAGTTTGACTTGCGCGCCCACGTGGAGTCCTCGGGCCACAGTGTGGACACCTGTCCCTATGTCATCCTGACGGAGAAGATGTGCAAGGGGCATCTGGTCAAGATGGGGGGCAAGATCAAGTCTTGGAAGAAACGCTGGTTTGTCTTTGACCGCCTCAAGAGGAACTTCTCCTACTACGTAG acaAGCATGAGACCAAGCTGAAAGGGCTGATCTACTTCCAGGCTATAGAGGAGGTCTACTACGATCACCTGCGCAGTGCCACAAAG AGCCCAAACCCATCCCTGACCTTCTGTGTGAAGACTCACGACCGTCTCTACTTCATGGTGGCCCCCTCTCCAGAGGCCATGAGGATCTGGATGGACGTCATAGTAACGGGTGCAGAGGGCTACACACAGTTCATGAGCTGA